A window of Pullulanibacillus sp. KACC 23026 genomic DNA:
CTCGATGACAAATTGAGCGTAACGAGGACTCGCTATCCGCCGCGAAATGGGCTGAGATGCCGAAATAACGGAATGAGGTTACGCCTATTTCGATTGCGCGTAACGAGGATTCGCTATCCGCCGCGAATCCGGCTGAGATGCCGAAATAACGGAAGGTCGTTACGCCTATTTCGGTTAAGCGTAACGAGGATTCGCTATCCGCCTCGAATCCGGCCGGAATGACGAAATAAAGGAAGGACGTTACGCCTATTTCGGTTGCGCGTAACAAGGATTCGCTATCCGCCTCGAATCCGGCTGAGGTGACGAAATAACAGAATGAGGTTACGCCTATTTCGATTGCGCGTAACAAGGATTCGCTATCCGCCTCGAATCCGGCCGGAATGACGAAATAAAGGAATGAGGTTACGCCTATTTCGGTTGAGCGTAACGAGGATTCGCTATCCGCCGCGAATCCGGCCGGAATGACGAAATAACGGAATGAGGTTACGCCTATTTCGGTTGAGCGCAACGAGGATTCGCTATCCGCCACGAATCGGGGCTGAGGTGACGGAATAACGGAATGAGGTTACGCCTATTTCGATTGAGCGTAACGAGGATTCGCTATTCGACTCTATCAGCTTAACCCAGCCTGACTTTCTTGTTTTATTTACAGTATGGCCTGTGCGGCGAGCCTGCCTGAGACGACAGCGCCTTCCATCGTTGCAAAATAAGGCTGTTGTGTGTAATCGCCTGCGAGTACCAAGCCTTCTACAGGCGTTTTTTGGCTTGGTCTTAAATGATTATTGCCCGTATCCAAGGAGTAAGACGCATTCGCATAGCGGACAACGCGATAATCCAATATATGAGTTTCCAAATTAAGTCCTATTTTCATGGCATCCTGAAGAACGATCTCAAGGATGTCCTCTTCTTCCATCTCTAAAAAGCGCTCGGGCGGAGTAAGGATAATGGATAATCGCCCTTTTGAGTTTGGAAACGTTGTTCGCGATTGTTCAGAGAAGGTTCCTAGGCATGTATAAGGAGCAAAAGTCGTCATATCTTGAGCCATTGAAGGTTTATCCAATTCCAATTGAATGGAAACCGAAGACATGGATTCGAGTTTCATTAAATCATCAAACCACGATCCCTCTGTCACATGCGGCTTGACTAATCTTTGAGATTCGGCGAGTGTTGTCGCTATGATCGTATAAGGTGCCTCAAATGTTTCTTCACTTGTTAGGACACCGCCAACACGTCCATTACGAACAAGCAGTTTCTCTACCTTCGCATAGGTTTTGACTGTTCCTCCAAGCCGTGTGATCGCTTTGGCAAGAGGATCTGCCATAACTTCAGTCATCCCCCCGTTAAAGGTACCTTGCCTTAATTTATAAAATTTCTTAAGCCCTGGAAAAAACATTCCGAAATAGGCGTACGTTGAATACCTTTGCGGCGGCAAAAAGAAAAAGCCAGAGCTTAATGGAATCAAGATTTTCTCAACGGCATCCTGATTCAATCCATGCTTTTTGGCATAATCCAAAACACTGATGGCATCAAGCTGATCCGGGTGAGCGACGTATTCTCGAAATCCAGCTGCAAAGAACCTGGCCAAAGCGAGTTTTTCTTTTACAGAAATAAATTTATTATTGCCCAAAAAGCCACGCAAGGCTTTAATTGGGCCATGAAATGGCGATAAACCAAAAAGCACTTTATCTAAACCTACTTTTACAGCCACCTGTTCTTCCCATTTAAGGATTCGGTCTACGTCGATGCCTGCCCGGAATAGCAGGTCTGGCAAAGCCGTGTAGTATCCCTTAAATCGATGAAGGCTTGATTCCACCTTCATCCCGTCATCATCCCATGAAGAGGTCCTCCCTCCAACTATGGGTTCAGATTCGAGCAACAAGACTTTTTTCCCACGCCAAGACAGTTCAAAACCAGCACTAAGACCCGCAAGTCCTGCACCGATCACAATCACATCATACGCCACTCCAAC
This region includes:
- a CDS encoding FAD-dependent oxidoreductase, whose translation is MAYDVIVIGAGLAGLSAGFELSWRGKKVLLLESEPIVGGRTSSWDDDGMKVESSLHRFKGYYTALPDLLFRAGIDVDRILKWEEQVAVKVGLDKVLFGLSPFHGPIKALRGFLGNNKFISVKEKLALARFFAAGFREYVAHPDQLDAISVLDYAKKHGLNQDAVEKILIPLSSGFFFLPPQRYSTYAYFGMFFPGLKKFYKLRQGTFNGGMTEVMADPLAKAITRLGGTVKTYAKVEKLLVRNGRVGGVLTSEETFEAPYTIIATTLAESQRLVKPHVTEGSWFDDLMKLESMSSVSIQLELDKPSMAQDMTTFAPYTCLGTFSEQSRTTFPNSKGRLSIILTPPERFLEMEEEDILEIVLQDAMKIGLNLETHILDYRVVRYANASYSLDTGNNHLRPSQKTPVEGLVLAGDYTQQPYFATMEGAVVSGRLAAQAIL